In a single window of the Frondihabitans peucedani genome:
- a CDS encoding glycosyl hydrolase: MSDLTSPSGHGSTMITPLSTGTAWWTTGKKNSRRSALGATAIVVLLALISWLVWMSPTDNVVRHAVTDVVKPIAGSMALKNDRASLLTQLVSTKSQVNDQSAQLAEQQKQLQAALGKAKALESQLATAKSEAATATGKASSLKAQADAGATKSAFTASDGGGSTLGGGSTNGDFPAGDGSAAGGSGGTGTGTGGTGTGTGTGAGTGSGSGSGSGDGSGGGTGGAPTGPVVPSTPTLASIKNPTSRYFGLYTAQSPFSWSEFDDVTKKVGEQPNSAGYFQGWDQDFRADAVQRSWAKGDLPIITWESQSSTAGNNQPDQPEYSLGNIIKGDFDAYLKKYADAIVTNGQPVGIRLDQEMNATWYPWSEDDGHGNSVNGNSAGQYKLMWQHVHDVFAGEGANEYVNWIWAPNRINNLTKTHKTLEYNASLYPGDEYVDWIGMSGYERPSGDGPQDGSFADTFGDTLSILRQIADKPIFLAEVGATEGGGLKAGWITNLFNALAAPENKDIIGFSWFSLTVTTTLNGQLVTNDWRLNSTATALQAFATGISRTDIDYALRPVTPAS; encoded by the coding sequence TTGTCTGACCTCACCTCGCCCTCCGGTCATGGCTCGACCATGATCACGCCCCTCAGCACCGGCACCGCCTGGTGGACCACCGGCAAGAAGAACTCCCGCCGTTCCGCGCTGGGCGCGACCGCCATCGTGGTGCTCCTCGCGCTCATCTCGTGGCTGGTGTGGATGTCGCCCACCGACAACGTGGTCCGTCACGCGGTCACCGACGTGGTGAAGCCGATCGCAGGATCGATGGCGCTCAAGAACGACCGCGCCAGCCTCCTCACGCAGCTGGTCTCGACCAAGTCGCAGGTGAACGACCAGTCCGCACAGCTGGCGGAGCAGCAGAAGCAGCTCCAGGCGGCTCTCGGCAAGGCGAAGGCGCTCGAGTCGCAGCTCGCCACGGCGAAGTCCGAGGCGGCGACCGCGACCGGCAAGGCGTCCTCGCTGAAGGCGCAGGCCGACGCGGGCGCCACGAAGTCGGCCTTCACGGCGAGCGACGGCGGCGGGTCCACCCTCGGCGGCGGAAGCACCAACGGCGACTTCCCGGCCGGCGACGGCTCGGCTGCGGGCGGCTCCGGCGGCACCGGCACCGGCACGGGCGGCACCGGCACGGGCACGGGCACGGGCGCTGGCACCGGGTCCGGCTCTGGCAGCGGCTCTGGTGACGGCTCCGGCGGCGGCACGGGCGGCGCCCCGACCGGACCGGTCGTCCCCTCCACGCCCACCCTCGCCTCGATCAAGAACCCGACCTCGCGCTACTTCGGGCTCTACACGGCCCAGTCGCCGTTCAGCTGGTCGGAGTTCGACGACGTCACCAAGAAGGTCGGCGAGCAGCCGAACAGCGCCGGCTACTTCCAGGGCTGGGACCAGGACTTCCGGGCGGACGCCGTCCAGCGCTCCTGGGCCAAGGGCGACCTGCCGATCATCACCTGGGAGTCGCAGTCGTCGACAGCGGGCAACAACCAGCCCGACCAGCCCGAGTACTCGCTCGGCAACATCATCAAGGGCGACTTCGACGCCTACCTGAAGAAGTACGCCGACGCGATCGTCACCAACGGCCAGCCCGTCGGCATCCGCCTCGACCAGGAGATGAACGCGACCTGGTACCCCTGGTCGGAGGACGACGGTCACGGCAACTCGGTCAACGGCAACAGCGCCGGTCAGTACAAGCTGATGTGGCAGCACGTCCACGACGTGTTCGCCGGCGAGGGGGCGAACGAGTACGTCAACTGGATCTGGGCGCCGAACCGCATCAACAACCTGACCAAGACGCACAAGACCCTCGAGTACAACGCCTCGCTCTACCCGGGCGACGAGTACGTCGACTGGATCGGGATGTCGGGCTACGAACGCCCCTCGGGCGACGGGCCGCAGGACGGGTCGTTCGCTGACACGTTCGGCGACACCCTCTCGATCCTGCGTCAGATCGCAGACAAGCCCATCTTCCTGGCGGAGGTCGGAGCGACGGAGGGCGGCGGCCTCAAGGCCGGCTGGATCACCAACCTGTTCAACGCGCTGGCAGCCCCCGAGAACAAGGACATCATCGGCTTCTCGTGGTTCAGCCTCACGGTCACGACCACCCTCAACGGCCAGCTCGTCACCAACGACTGGCGTCTGAACTCCACCGCGACTGCCCTGCAGGCGTTCGCGACCGGCATCAGCCGGACCGACATCGACTACGCCCTGCGGCCGGTCACACCGGCCTCGTAA
- a CDS encoding glycosyltransferase yields MLTFILQIRHEVNGHPEVYLFSVYSIMIWVLWIIKVVISRSYRPFTGTYTGTTSVVVPVVDEPEDLFRDVIGRMVEQGPDEIIVVINGAPNPALQAICEDFAPLVQWTHTPIPGKRNAVMIGTELSKGDITVLVDSDTVWTPGTLSELVKPFAQANVGGVTTRQRILEPERSWITRWADWLENSRALYSMPAQSVLGQIGCLPGRTIAFRREILVRVMDKFMTEKFMGVFLEVSDDRTLTNLTLKEGYRTVYQYTSLVYTDAPLKIKKLFKQQLRWARGSQYNTLRMMPWMLGHAPMLAFFFAMDIILPFVLLGVVGGWIYNGLTGQGTNLYTGILHEYGFRSGVLAIVALMVASSVLSMAIRQMRHLSEKPGDFIRLPVFIIVSTFFLMPIRIIGFFRMGHSAGWGTRAGAYTGGVVTEEVAEEVESREQRMETPLDALEAQFTDTPGQPSVDTLFDFGTPENPESGTVLVKSRREAKTAVAATPKTQVPARRRLNPKAGWPYLIGAVILVLEALFIV; encoded by the coding sequence GTGTTAACGTTCATTCTCCAAATCCGTCACGAAGTCAACGGTCACCCTGAGGTCTACCTCTTCAGCGTGTACTCGATCATGATCTGGGTCCTCTGGATCATCAAGGTCGTGATCTCGCGCAGCTACCGGCCCTTCACCGGCACCTACACGGGTACGACGAGCGTCGTCGTGCCCGTGGTCGACGAGCCGGAAGACCTCTTCCGCGACGTGATCGGCCGCATGGTGGAGCAGGGGCCCGACGAGATCATCGTCGTCATCAACGGCGCCCCGAACCCGGCGCTCCAGGCGATCTGCGAGGACTTCGCGCCCCTGGTGCAGTGGACGCACACACCGATCCCCGGCAAGCGGAACGCGGTCATGATCGGCACCGAGCTGTCGAAGGGCGACATCACCGTCCTCGTCGACTCCGACACCGTCTGGACTCCCGGCACGCTCAGCGAGCTCGTGAAGCCGTTCGCGCAGGCCAACGTCGGCGGCGTCACCACCCGCCAGCGCATCCTGGAGCCGGAGCGCAGCTGGATCACGCGCTGGGCAGACTGGCTGGAGAACAGCCGCGCGCTCTACTCGATGCCGGCGCAGAGCGTCCTGGGGCAGATCGGCTGCCTCCCGGGCCGGACGATCGCCTTCCGTCGCGAGATCCTGGTGCGGGTCATGGACAAGTTCATGACCGAGAAGTTCATGGGCGTGTTCCTCGAGGTCAGCGACGACCGCACGCTCACCAACCTCACGCTCAAAGAGGGCTACCGCACCGTCTACCAGTACACGAGCCTCGTCTACACGGATGCTCCGCTGAAGATCAAGAAGCTCTTCAAGCAGCAGCTCCGCTGGGCTCGCGGCAGCCAGTACAACACCCTCCGCATGATGCCCTGGATGCTCGGGCACGCCCCGATGCTCGCGTTCTTCTTCGCGATGGACATCATCCTGCCGTTCGTCCTCCTCGGAGTCGTCGGCGGCTGGATCTACAACGGGCTCACCGGCCAGGGGACCAACCTGTACACCGGTATCCTGCACGAATACGGCTTCCGCTCCGGCGTCCTGGCGATCGTCGCCCTGATGGTGGCCTCGTCGGTGCTCAGCATGGCGATCCGGCAGATGCGGCACCTCTCTGAAAAGCCCGGCGACTTCATCCGCCTGCCCGTCTTCATCATCGTGTCGACGTTCTTCCTGATGCCCATCCGAATCATCGGCTTCTTCCGCATGGGCCACTCGGCCGGCTGGGGGACCAGGGCCGGTGCCTACACGGGCGGCGTCGTGACCGAGGAGGTCGCGGAGGAGGTCGAGAGCCGCGAACAGCGGATGGAGACGCCCCTCGACGCCCTCGAGGCCCAGTTCACCGACACGCCGGGGCAACCCTCCGTCGACACGCTCTTCGACTTCGGCACCCCCGAGAACCCCGAGTCCGGGACCGTCCTCGTCAAGAGCCGTCGCGAGGCGAAGACCGCGGTCGCAGCCACGCCCAAGACCCAGGTGCCCGCGCGGCGCCGCCTGAACCCGAAAGCCGGATGGCCGTACCTCATCGGTGCCGTGATCCTCGTCCTGGAGGCCCTCTTCATTGTCTGA